One window of the Allorhizobium ampelinum S4 genome contains the following:
- a CDS encoding FecCD family ABC transporter permease — translation MTVAIESAAEVQGEGKGRSQYRALTARRVTILLCLLAALATSVAVDMALGPARYTLSQVLSAIFIPDSVSNQIRVVIWDIRMPIALMAVTVGACLSLAGAQMQTILANPLASPFTLGISAAAGFGAALALVGGIAVFPAAIEFMVPINAFLMAMLASLFIYGVSTMRGVTVETIVLLGIALVFTFNALLSLLEYLASEQALAAVVFWTMGSLTKATWMKVGVTLAVLVISVPLFARRAWALTALRLGDDKAASLGVNVRALRLETMMLVSLLAAIPVSFVGTIGFVGLVGPHIARMLVGEDQRFFLPGSVICGALLLSVTSVVSKMLIPGAILPIGVITALVGVPFFFSLIFTNRRRAW, via the coding sequence ATGACTGTTGCCATTGAGAGCGCCGCTGAGGTGCAGGGTGAAGGAAAGGGGCGCAGCCAATATCGCGCGCTGACCGCCCGGCGCGTCACCATTCTCCTGTGCCTGCTGGCGGCTCTGGCCACAAGCGTTGCCGTTGATATGGCGCTCGGACCGGCCCGCTACACGCTGTCCCAGGTGCTGTCGGCCATTTTCATCCCCGATAGCGTCTCCAACCAGATCCGGGTGGTGATCTGGGATATCCGCATGCCGATTGCGCTGATGGCGGTGACCGTCGGCGCCTGTCTGTCGCTGGCGGGAGCGCAGATGCAGACCATTCTGGCCAATCCGCTGGCAAGCCCGTTTACCCTCGGCATTTCGGCGGCCGCCGGTTTTGGCGCAGCGCTGGCGCTGGTGGGCGGCATCGCGGTGTTTCCGGCCGCCATCGAGTTCATGGTGCCGATCAATGCCTTCCTGATGGCCATGCTCGCTTCGCTGTTCATCTACGGCGTCTCGACCATGCGCGGCGTAACGGTGGAAACCATCGTGCTGCTGGGCATTGCGCTGGTCTTCACCTTCAACGCGCTGTTGTCGCTGCTCGAATATCTGGCCTCGGAACAGGCGCTGGCCGCCGTGGTGTTCTGGACCATGGGCAGCCTGACCAAGGCGACCTGGATGAAGGTTGGCGTGACGCTGGCCGTGCTGGTTATCTCGGTGCCGCTGTTTGCGCGCCGCGCCTGGGCGCTGACAGCGCTGCGGCTGGGTGATGACAAGGCGGCGAGCCTTGGCGTCAATGTCCGGGCGCTCCGGCTGGAAACCATGATGCTGGTCAGCCTGCTGGCCGCCATTCCGGTGTCCTTTGTCGGCACCATCGGTTTTGTCGGTCTGGTCGGGCCGCATATCGCCCGCATGCTGGTTGGTGAAGACCAGCGGTTCTTCCTGCCCGGCTCTGTCATCTGCGGGGCCTTGCTGCTGTCCGTCACTTCGGTCGTGTCGAAAATGCTGATCCCCGGCGCCATTCTCCCCATCGGGGTGATCACCGCGCTGGTCGGCGTTCCCTTCTTCTTCTCGCTGATTTTCACCAACAGGAGGCGCGCATGGTAA
- a CDS encoding ABC transporter substrate-binding protein, which translates to MTFRMIMRALVAVLPFMAAPALAAEITDVAGRTVTLDLPAKRVLVGEARQIHTIAALAGDKTFDTIVGWRDDMVKKDPDSYAAYVERFPEIAKLPQFGYLPQGGFSLEAAIALHPDVMTLNLEVLQAARESGLEEKAAAAGIQVVYVDFRLDPDKNTEKSIEILGQIFGAEDKAKELIAYRRQQIAIVTDRLAAVKDLKRPNVFMERAPGNDAEGGCCRTFGPANFGQMIDIAGGHNIASDIISTTFGEISIEQLIASDPAQIIVTGSNWLAESKTNRFVHVGRGADPEKARAKLQTLIERTGFDGLAAVRNRQVHAAWHQFYGVPYEFVPIQQFAKWFHPELFADLDPDRTFREFHQKFLPVAYKPGYFVSMNPSDDEKGSN; encoded by the coding sequence ATGACTTTCAGAATGATCATGCGGGCGCTCGTCGCCGTTTTGCCGTTTATGGCCGCACCTGCTCTCGCCGCCGAGATTACCGATGTCGCTGGCCGCACGGTGACGCTCGACCTGCCTGCAAAGCGGGTTCTGGTCGGCGAGGCCAGGCAGATCCACACCATCGCGGCGCTGGCCGGGGACAAGACCTTCGACACTATTGTCGGCTGGCGTGATGACATGGTGAAAAAGGACCCAGACAGCTACGCCGCCTATGTCGAGCGCTTCCCTGAGATCGCCAAGCTGCCGCAATTCGGCTATCTGCCGCAGGGCGGTTTCAGCCTGGAAGCAGCGATTGCCCTGCATCCCGATGTGATGACGCTTAATCTGGAAGTGTTACAGGCGGCGCGTGAAAGCGGGCTGGAGGAAAAAGCGGCAGCGGCGGGCATTCAGGTCGTCTATGTCGATTTCCGCCTCGATCCTGACAAGAATACCGAGAAATCCATTGAAATCCTCGGCCAGATTTTTGGCGCAGAAGACAAGGCGAAAGAGCTGATCGCCTATCGCCGCCAGCAGATTGCAATTGTCACCGACCGGCTGGCCGCTGTGAAGGACCTGAAACGACCCAACGTCTTCATGGAACGCGCGCCGGGCAATGATGCGGAAGGCGGCTGCTGCCGCACCTTCGGCCCGGCCAATTTCGGCCAGATGATCGATATCGCCGGTGGGCATAATATCGCCTCCGACATCATCTCCACCACCTTTGGCGAAATCAGCATCGAACAGCTGATCGCCTCCGATCCGGCCCAGATCATCGTCACCGGCTCCAACTGGCTGGCGGAATCCAAGACCAACCGTTTCGTGCATGTCGGGCGGGGTGCCGATCCCGAAAAGGCCCGCGCCAAGCTGCAAACCCTGATCGAGCGCACCGGCTTTGACGGACTTGCCGCCGTGCGCAATCGCCAGGTTCATGCCGCGTGGCATCAGTTCTACGGCGTACCCTATGAATTTGTTCCTATCCAGCAATTTGCCAAATGGTTCCACCCGGAGCTGTTCGCCGATCTTGACCCTGACCGGACCTTCCGGGAATTTCACCAGAAATTCCTGCCAGTCGCCTATAAGCCGGGCTATTTCGTCTCAATGAACCCGTCGGACGACGAAAAAGGATCAAACTGA